A single genomic interval of Bradyrhizobium japonicum USDA 6 harbors:
- a CDS encoding alkaline phosphatase: MVKGSALASLIVLCWTTSLSAQTIYPIDRAEILAGARFDFKVEFPGPVDPARLKVTVNGADYAAAFGRGGTFIDREDGKDQSALILRDVTLTKPGTVTVDVSEGTQQRSVAWTVYDTGPRKAKNVILFIGDGMSPAHRVAARILSKGIAEGKSRGKLAIDDMPHMALVATAGSDSIITDSANSASAYATGHKSAVNALGVYADRTASPFDDPRVETITSLARRRHGMAIGVVTNTEIEDATPAAMVAHTRRRAAYDEIVEQFFVAKPDVLMGGGSANFLPKSAAGSKRKDEADYFAKFRDAGYQVAMTASELGASAAKPETSKLLGLFATGNMDGVLDRKFLKGGGVKKFPEQPDLTEQVQAALNILSKNETGFFLMVESGLIDKYAHLLDMERAVYDTIMLDNAVRQTREWARARGDDTLILVLADHNHPNSLVGTVNDDMGTTPNVPLRERVGVYEQAGFPNYPAPDAEGYPSRVDVSRRLAIFSASLPDHYETFRPKLDNPNEPTVKAGDDGTFKANDKYKDVPGAVLRPGNLSAMIGASVHSGEDVILTATGPGSERVHGSMDNTEVFRVMVDALGLAAAQ; this comes from the coding sequence ATGGTCAAGGGGTCGGCACTCGCCTCACTCATCGTCCTCTGTTGGACAACGTCGCTGTCGGCGCAGACGATCTATCCGATCGATCGTGCCGAGATCCTGGCCGGCGCCCGGTTCGACTTCAAGGTCGAGTTTCCCGGGCCGGTCGATCCGGCCAGGCTGAAGGTGACCGTGAACGGCGCGGACTATGCTGCCGCGTTCGGACGTGGCGGGACCTTCATCGATCGCGAGGACGGCAAGGACCAGTCGGCGCTGATTCTGCGCGACGTCACGCTGACCAAGCCCGGCACCGTCACCGTGGATGTGAGCGAAGGCACGCAGCAGCGCAGCGTCGCATGGACAGTTTACGACACGGGTCCGCGCAAGGCGAAGAATGTCATCCTGTTCATCGGCGACGGCATGTCGCCGGCGCATCGGGTCGCGGCGCGAATCCTGTCCAAGGGGATTGCGGAAGGCAAGAGCCGCGGCAAGCTCGCGATCGACGACATGCCCCATATGGCGCTGGTGGCGACCGCCGGCTCGGACTCGATCATCACGGACTCCGCGAACTCGGCCAGCGCCTATGCGACCGGTCACAAGAGCGCCGTCAACGCCCTGGGCGTCTATGCGGACCGCACCGCAAGCCCGTTCGACGATCCTCGCGTCGAGACCATCACGAGTCTTGCCAGGCGGCGGCACGGCATGGCGATCGGTGTCGTCACCAACACCGAGATCGAAGACGCGACGCCGGCCGCCATGGTTGCGCACACCCGCCGGCGCGCCGCCTATGACGAGATCGTCGAACAGTTCTTCGTGGCGAAGCCGGATGTGCTGATGGGCGGCGGCAGTGCGAATTTTCTGCCGAAGTCCGCGGCCGGCTCCAAACGCAAGGACGAAGCCGACTACTTCGCGAAGTTCCGCGACGCAGGCTATCAGGTCGCGATGACTGCAAGCGAACTCGGCGCTTCCGCCGCAAAGCCGGAGACAAGCAAGCTGCTCGGCCTGTTCGCGACCGGCAACATGGACGGCGTGCTCGACCGCAAATTCCTCAAGGGCGGCGGCGTGAAGAAATTTCCCGAGCAGCCTGATTTGACCGAGCAGGTGCAGGCGGCGCTGAACATCCTCTCGAAGAACGAGACCGGCTTCTTCCTGATGGTCGAATCCGGACTGATCGACAAATATGCGCACCTGCTCGACATGGAGCGGGCGGTCTACGACACGATCATGCTCGACAATGCGGTGCGCCAGACGCGCGAATGGGCACGGGCGCGCGGCGACGACACCCTCATCCTGGTCTTGGCGGACCACAATCATCCCAACAGCCTTGTCGGCACGGTGAATGACGACATGGGCACCACACCCAACGTGCCGCTGCGCGAGCGCGTCGGCGTCTACGAGCAGGCCGGATTTCCCAATTATCCGGCGCCGGATGCGGAGGGCTATCCGTCGCGCGTCGACGTGAGCCGCCGGCTCGCCATCTTCTCGGCGAGCCTGCCGGATCACTACGAGACGTTCCGGCCGAAGCTCGACAATCCCAACGAGCCGACCGTCAAGGCCGGTGACGACGGGACCTTCAAGGCCAACGACAAATACAAGGACGTCCCCGGCGCGGTACTGCGCCCGGGCAACCTGTCGGCGATGATCGGCGCCAGCGTGCATTCGGGCGAAGACGTCATCCTGACGGCGACCGGGCCGGGCAGCGAGCGCGTGCACGGCTCGATGGACAACACCGAGGTGTTTCGCGTGATGGTCGATGCGCTTGGGCTCGCCGCAGCGCAGTAG
- the argG gene encoding argininosuccinate synthase, translated as MTTILKSLPKGEKVGIAFSGGLDTSAALLWMKQKGARCYAYTANLGQPDEADYNEIPRKAEAFGAEKAVLVDCRTQLVHEGIAAIQSGAFHISTGGITYFNTTPLGRAVTGTMLVAAMKEDGVNIWGDGSTFKGNDIERFYRYGLLTNPSLRIYKPWLDQQFIDELGGRAEMSAFMTAQGFAYKMSAEKAYSTDSNLLGATHEAKDLESLDSGIKIVNPIMGVPFWRDDCNVKAEKVVVRFEEGQPVALNGQTFSDPVTLFLEANAIGGRHGLGMSDQIENRIIEAKSRGIYEAPGMALLHIAYERLVTGIHNEDTIEQYRISGMRLGRLLYQGRWFDSQALMLRETAQRWVARAVTGEVTLELRRGNDYSILNTESPNLTYAPERLSMEKVEDAAFTPADRIGQLTMRNLDIADTRTKLGLYSKTGLLSGSEGSQIFKLESDKG; from the coding sequence ATGACCACGATCCTGAAAAGCCTGCCCAAGGGTGAGAAAGTCGGCATCGCGTTTTCGGGCGGTCTCGATACCAGCGCGGCGCTGCTCTGGATGAAGCAGAAGGGCGCGCGCTGCTACGCCTACACGGCCAATCTCGGCCAGCCCGATGAAGCCGACTACAACGAGATCCCGCGCAAGGCCGAAGCGTTCGGCGCCGAGAAGGCCGTGCTGGTCGATTGCCGCACGCAGCTCGTTCACGAAGGCATCGCCGCGATCCAGTCCGGCGCCTTCCACATCTCGACCGGCGGCATCACCTATTTCAACACCACGCCGCTCGGGCGCGCCGTCACCGGCACCATGCTGGTCGCGGCGATGAAGGAGGACGGCGTCAACATCTGGGGCGACGGCTCGACCTTCAAGGGCAACGACATCGAGCGCTTCTACCGCTACGGCCTGCTGACCAATCCATCCTTGCGCATCTACAAGCCCTGGCTCGACCAGCAATTCATCGACGAGCTCGGCGGCCGCGCCGAGATGTCGGCGTTCATGACCGCGCAGGGCTTTGCCTACAAGATGAGTGCGGAGAAGGCGTATTCGACCGACAGCAACCTGCTCGGCGCCACGCACGAGGCGAAGGATCTCGAAAGCCTCGACAGCGGCATCAAGATCGTCAACCCGATCATGGGCGTGCCGTTCTGGCGTGACGACTGCAACGTCAAGGCCGAGAAGGTCGTGGTGCGTTTCGAGGAAGGCCAGCCGGTCGCGCTGAACGGCCAGACCTTCAGCGATCCCGTCACGCTGTTCCTCGAAGCCAATGCGATCGGCGGCCGCCACGGCCTCGGCATGAGCGACCAGATCGAGAACCGCATCATCGAAGCCAAGAGCCGCGGCATTTATGAAGCGCCGGGCATGGCGCTCTTGCATATCGCCTATGAGCGCCTCGTCACCGGCATCCACAACGAGGACACCATCGAGCAGTACCGCATCAGCGGCATGCGCTTGGGACGCCTGCTGTATCAGGGGCGCTGGTTCGATTCGCAGGCCCTGATGCTGCGCGAGACCGCGCAGCGCTGGGTCGCGCGCGCCGTCACCGGCGAGGTGACGCTGGAGCTGCGCCGCGGCAACGACTATTCGATCCTCAACACCGAGAGCCCGAACCTGACCTATGCGCCGGAACGGCTCAGCATGGAGAAGGTGGAAGACGCCGCATTCACGCCGGCCGACCGTATCGGCCAGCTCACCATGCGCAATCTCGACATCGCCGACACGCGCACCAAGCTCGGTCTCTACTCGAAGACCGGTCTGTTGTCGGGCAGCGAAGGCTCGCAGATCTTCAAGCTCGAGAGCGACAAGGGCTGA
- a CDS encoding phosphatase PAP2 family protein, producing MNRTGLFIALALWLVIGVVFGLYPELDLKLAALFFDPETKTFPLKLNEWAGFARDAAMWVAWAFVLPPLVALVVKMIRPDRPLMVSGRAIVFLLVTIILSAGILTNLTFKTYWGRPRPVVVTQFAGDQQFVPWWDPRGDCARNCSFFSGEGATAFWTLAPAALAPPAWRPLAYAGAVIFGAVTSGLRMAFGGHFFTDVSIAGLVTFVVIWFAYALIYRWPRTRFSDEAVDAALTRLNMPAYRLRQRLFGRKTGPEPSV from the coding sequence ATGAACCGGACTGGACTCTTCATTGCCCTGGCGCTGTGGCTCGTGATCGGCGTCGTTTTCGGCCTCTATCCCGAGCTCGATCTCAAGCTCGCCGCCCTGTTCTTCGACCCCGAGACGAAGACGTTTCCACTCAAGCTGAACGAATGGGCGGGCTTCGCGCGTGACGCCGCGATGTGGGTCGCCTGGGCCTTCGTGCTGCCGCCGCTGGTCGCGCTCGTGGTCAAGATGATCCGGCCCGACCGTCCCTTGATGGTGTCGGGGCGCGCGATCGTTTTCCTGCTGGTCACCATCATCCTGTCCGCCGGCATTCTCACCAATCTCACCTTCAAGACCTATTGGGGCCGGCCGCGGCCGGTGGTGGTGACGCAGTTCGCCGGCGACCAGCAATTCGTGCCGTGGTGGGATCCGCGCGGCGACTGCGCGCGCAACTGCTCGTTCTTCTCGGGCGAGGGTGCGACCGCATTCTGGACGCTGGCGCCGGCTGCGCTGGCGCCGCCGGCATGGCGGCCGCTCGCTTACGCCGGCGCGGTCATCTTCGGCGCGGTCACCAGCGGGCTACGGATGGCCTTCGGCGGCCACTTCTTCACCGATGTCTCGATCGCCGGCCTCGTCACCTTCGTCGTGATCTGGTTCGCCTACGCGCTGATTTACCGCTGGCCGCGGACCCGGTTCTCGGACGAGGCGGTCGATGCCGCCCTGACCCGGCTGAACATGCCCGCCTACCGGCTCCGCCAGCGCCTGTTCGGCCGCAAGACGGGCCCTGAGCCCTCGGTTTGA
- the rlmN gene encoding 23S rRNA (adenine(2503)-C(2))-methyltransferase RlmN, with product MQPTTEPHNAILVEKTPLETYVPPARPSLIGLSRSELADRLGKIGVAPAQRKMRVQQLWHWLYFRGAQSFDDMTSISKGIRAELAQHFTVDRPEVVAEQISNDGTRKWLLRLPSGDNVERAHEVECVYIPETDRGTLCVSSQVGCTLNCSFCHTGTQRLVRNLTAGEIVGQVMVARDRLNDWADREDGTRRVTNIVMMGMGEPLYNFDAVRDALLIVGDNEGIGISRRRITLSTSGVVPNIVRAGEEIGVMLAISLHAVRDELRNELVPLNRKYPIKELLQACRDYPGASNARRITFEYVMLKGVNDSLDDAKLLVKLLKGIHAKINLIPFNPWPGTAYECSDWDQIEKFSEYIFNAGYSSPVRTPRGRDILAACGQLKSETEKLSARERQALRAMAMTD from the coding sequence ATGCAACCGACGACCGAGCCGCACAACGCAATACTGGTGGAGAAGACTCCGCTCGAAACCTATGTGCCGCCGGCCAGGCCCTCGCTGATCGGCCTGTCGCGCAGCGAGCTTGCCGACCGCCTCGGCAAGATCGGCGTTGCGCCCGCGCAGCGCAAGATGCGCGTGCAGCAGCTGTGGCACTGGCTCTATTTCCGCGGCGCCCAAAGCTTCGACGATATGACGTCGATCTCGAAGGGCATTCGCGCCGAGCTCGCGCAGCATTTTACGGTCGACCGTCCCGAAGTCGTGGCCGAGCAGATCTCCAACGACGGCACCCGCAAATGGCTGCTGCGGCTGCCGAGCGGCGACAATGTCGAGCGCGCCCATGAAGTCGAGTGCGTCTACATCCCCGAGACCGATCGCGGCACGCTTTGCGTCTCCTCCCAGGTCGGCTGCACGCTGAACTGCTCCTTCTGTCACACCGGCACGCAACGGCTGGTGCGCAATCTCACCGCCGGCGAGATCGTCGGACAGGTGATGGTCGCGCGCGACCGCCTCAATGACTGGGCCGATCGCGAGGACGGCACGCGCCGCGTCACCAACATCGTGATGATGGGCATGGGCGAGCCGCTCTACAATTTCGACGCGGTGCGCGACGCGCTGCTGATCGTCGGCGACAACGAAGGCATCGGCATCTCCCGCCGCCGCATCACGCTGTCGACCTCGGGCGTGGTGCCGAACATCGTGCGCGCCGGCGAGGAGATCGGCGTCATGCTCGCGATCTCGCTGCACGCGGTGCGCGACGAACTGCGCAACGAGCTGGTGCCGCTCAATCGCAAATATCCGATCAAGGAGCTGCTCCAGGCCTGCCGCGACTATCCCGGCGCCTCGAATGCCCGTCGCATCACTTTCGAATATGTGATGCTCAAGGGCGTCAACGATTCGCTCGACGATGCGAAGCTGCTGGTGAAGCTGCTCAAGGGCATTCACGCTAAGATCAACCTGATCCCGTTCAATCCCTGGCCCGGCACCGCCTATGAATGCTCGGACTGGGACCAGATCGAGAAATTCTCCGAATACATTTTCAATGCCGGCTATTCCTCGCCGGTGCGCACCCCGCGCGGTCGCGACATCCTCGCCGCCTGCGGCCAGCTCAAGTCGGAGACCGAAAAGCTCTCGGCCCGCGAGCGCCAGGCGCTGCGCGCCATGGCGATGACGGATTGA
- a CDS encoding invasion associated locus B family protein codes for MWRVLILALMTGVTAVGITDSARAQTAQPAPKAAPKAAAPAANPAAKPAAKPESKSVAPAAAVAGGAEPTLIGQFGTWGAYSATPNGKKVCFALAKPSSSKTNPPNRPRDPAYAFVSTRPAERVNNEVSVMIGYALKPGSESSVEVGGAAFAMYTQGDGLWIKNAAEEERMVEAMRKSADLVVKGISAKGTETTDTFSLKGLAQALDRIAQDCRR; via the coding sequence ATGTGGCGGGTGCTGATTTTAGCCTTGATGACGGGCGTTACGGCCGTGGGAATCACCGATTCCGCGCGGGCGCAGACGGCGCAACCGGCGCCCAAAGCCGCACCAAAGGCGGCCGCGCCGGCGGCCAATCCGGCTGCAAAGCCAGCAGCAAAGCCAGAGAGCAAGTCGGTGGCTCCCGCCGCCGCGGTTGCGGGCGGCGCGGAGCCGACCCTGATCGGCCAGTTCGGCACCTGGGGCGCCTATTCGGCTACCCCCAACGGCAAGAAGGTCTGCTTCGCGCTGGCGAAGCCGTCGTCGTCGAAGACCAACCCGCCGAACCGTCCGCGCGATCCCGCCTATGCCTTCGTTTCGACCCGGCCGGCGGAAAGGGTGAACAACGAAGTCTCGGTCATGATCGGCTATGCGCTGAAGCCGGGCTCGGAATCCTCGGTCGAGGTCGGCGGCGCCGCGTTCGCGATGTACACGCAGGGTGACGGCCTCTGGATCAAGAACGCGGCCGAGGAAGAGCGGATGGTCGAGGCCATGCGCAAATCCGCCGATCTCGTGGTCAAGGGTATCTCGGCCAAGGGAACGGAGACGACCGATACGTTTTCGCTGAAGGGCCTCGCCCAGGCGCTCGACCGGATCGCCCAGGATTGCAGGCGGTAG
- a CDS encoding SDR family oxidoreductase — MFETGLLRDKRILVTGGGSGLGAAMGRRFLALGAELVICGRKLDRLEATASEMRAQTGGKVATMACDIRDGAAVEGMMDAIWREAPLDILVNNAAATFIAQSEHLSFRAADAILAPTLHGAMYCTLAAGKRWIDGKHRGVVLSILSTSTITGRAFTVPSAMAKSAVLAMTRSLAVEWGPKGIRTVAIAPGPFPTAGASGQLRPEGRDEGWTARNPMGRTGEHSELADLASFLVSDRAGYINGEMVVIDGGAHLRSSGAEDLLRWTDAQWAEQRAARSKG, encoded by the coding sequence ATGTTTGAAACAGGTCTGCTCAGGGATAAGCGCATCCTCGTCACCGGCGGCGGCTCCGGCCTCGGCGCGGCGATGGGACGCCGCTTCCTCGCGCTCGGCGCCGAGCTCGTGATCTGTGGTCGCAAGCTCGACCGGCTGGAAGCAACGGCGAGCGAGATGCGCGCGCAGACCGGCGGTAAGGTCGCGACGATGGCCTGCGATATTCGCGATGGTGCGGCCGTCGAGGGCATGATGGATGCGATCTGGCGCGAGGCGCCGCTCGACATTCTCGTCAACAACGCTGCCGCAACCTTCATCGCGCAGAGCGAGCATCTGTCGTTTCGCGCTGCGGACGCGATCCTCGCGCCGACGCTGCATGGTGCGATGTATTGCACGCTCGCCGCCGGCAAGCGCTGGATCGACGGCAAGCATCGCGGCGTCGTGCTCTCGATCCTCTCGACCTCGACCATCACCGGCCGCGCCTTCACGGTTCCCTCGGCGATGGCGAAGTCGGCAGTGCTGGCGATGACCAGGAGTCTCGCGGTCGAGTGGGGCCCGAAGGGCATCCGCACCGTCGCGATCGCCCCGGGCCCGTTCCCGACCGCGGGCGCCTCGGGACAGCTCCGTCCCGAGGGCCGCGATGAAGGCTGGACCGCCCGCAACCCGATGGGGCGCACCGGCGAGCACAGTGAGCTTGCCGACCTCGCCAGCTTCCTGGTCTCGGACCGTGCCGGTTACATCAATGGCGAGATGGTCGTGATCGACGGTGGCGCGCATTTGCGCAGTTCCGGCGCCGAGGATTTGTTGCGCTGGACCGACGCGCAATGGGCCGAGCAGCGCGCTGCGCGATCTAAAGGCTGA
- a CDS encoding NADPH:quinone oxidoreductase family protein, which translates to MKAILCSQYCQPDDLVLADVPDPVAGPGEAVIAIKAAALNFFDILMIQGKYQIKPPFPFSPAAEVAGVIESIGPGVTDLKVGDRVVASCGHNGAREKIALPAASIVKIPDNLDYDRAAGIIIIYGTALHALEDRASPKPGETLAVLGAAGGTGLAACELGKLMGLKVIACASSDEKLEFAKAHGAELTLNYGKEDLKEGLRKLTGGKGVDIIFDPVGGAYAEQALRSIAWEGRFLVIGFAAGDIPKMPLNLALLKGCDIRGVFWGAWTRLNPAKNRANLEKLVKWTAEGKISSHVDRTFPLAQTADALKVLAGRQAMGKVILHP; encoded by the coding sequence ATGAAAGCCATCCTCTGCTCGCAATATTGCCAGCCCGATGATCTCGTGCTTGCCGACGTGCCGGATCCGGTGGCAGGTCCGGGTGAAGCGGTGATCGCGATCAAGGCGGCGGCGCTGAACTTCTTCGACATCCTGATGATTCAGGGCAAGTACCAGATCAAGCCGCCGTTCCCGTTCTCGCCCGCCGCCGAAGTCGCCGGCGTGATCGAGAGCATCGGTCCCGGCGTGACCGATCTGAAGGTCGGCGATCGCGTCGTCGCGTCCTGCGGCCACAACGGCGCGCGCGAAAAGATCGCGCTGCCGGCGGCATCGATCGTGAAGATTCCCGACAATCTCGACTATGACCGCGCGGCCGGCATCATCATCATCTACGGCACCGCGCTGCATGCGCTGGAAGACCGCGCGAGCCCGAAGCCGGGCGAGACGCTCGCGGTGCTGGGCGCGGCCGGCGGCACCGGCCTGGCTGCCTGCGAGCTCGGCAAGCTGATGGGCCTGAAGGTGATTGCCTGCGCCTCGTCGGACGAGAAGCTCGAATTCGCGAAAGCGCATGGCGCCGAGCTGACGCTCAACTATGGCAAGGAAGATCTGAAGGAAGGCTTGCGAAAACTCACCGGCGGGAAGGGCGTCGACATCATCTTCGATCCCGTTGGTGGCGCCTATGCGGAGCAGGCACTGCGCTCGATTGCCTGGGAAGGCCGCTTCCTGGTCATCGGTTTTGCCGCCGGCGACATTCCGAAGATGCCGCTGAACCTCGCGCTGCTGAAGGGTTGCGACATCCGCGGCGTGTTCTGGGGCGCGTGGACCCGGCTCAACCCGGCCAAGAACCGCGCCAATCTCGAGAAGCTGGTGAAGTGGACCGCGGAAGGAAAGATTTCCTCGCATGTCGACCGCACTTTCCCGCTGGCACAAACCGCCGACGCACTGAAGGTCCTGGCGGGACGCCAGGCCATGGGCAAGGTGATCCTGCATCCGTGA
- a CDS encoding TAXI family TRAP transporter solute-binding subunit: MRNALGMAVAAIMTICAFAARAEQTEYDPAKVSDSLRAIFQFGSTSTKQSLNANTVTLITGTIGGTYVQFGADLASVLDDGNKIRVLPIVGRGSVQSVADILFLQGVDLGIVRADTLDYLERKGFAKDIKKQFTYVTKLYNEEMQVIAPKSVATLKDLEGKTVSVDLPNGGTFVTALTVFERLGIKAKFVYVEQRIAMEKLKAGEIDAVIVVGGKPYKSVSNFGNDGRFHLAGVEYAKPLQSDYLPATLTAKDYPNLIKEGESVDTIAVPAVLAAYNWAPNTERYRKLALFVDAFFTKFPALQNPPFHPKWKEVSLSAPLSGWNRLPVAQQWLDKHGIEPVTRQRFEAFLKQNPAGTKVSDADKETLFKQFQAWDAEKARAEAGKK; encoded by the coding sequence ATGCGTAACGCTTTGGGAATGGCGGTTGCCGCCATCATGACGATCTGTGCCTTCGCGGCACGCGCCGAGCAGACCGAATACGATCCGGCCAAGGTTTCGGACAGCTTGAGGGCCATCTTCCAGTTCGGCTCGACCTCGACCAAGCAGTCGTTGAACGCCAACACTGTCACGCTGATCACCGGCACGATCGGCGGCACCTATGTGCAGTTCGGCGCCGACCTCGCCTCCGTGCTCGACGACGGCAACAAGATCCGCGTGCTGCCGATCGTAGGCCGCGGCTCGGTGCAGAGCGTCGCCGACATTCTGTTCCTGCAAGGTGTCGATCTCGGCATCGTGCGCGCGGATACGCTCGACTATCTCGAACGCAAGGGCTTTGCCAAGGACATCAAGAAGCAGTTCACCTACGTGACCAAGCTCTACAACGAGGAGATGCAGGTGATCGCGCCGAAGTCGGTCGCGACGCTCAAGGACCTCGAAGGCAAGACTGTCAGCGTGGACCTGCCGAACGGCGGCACCTTCGTCACCGCGCTCACCGTGTTCGAGCGGCTCGGGATCAAGGCGAAATTCGTCTATGTCGAGCAGCGCATCGCGATGGAGAAGCTGAAGGCCGGCGAGATCGACGCCGTCATCGTGGTCGGAGGCAAGCCTTACAAATCGGTCTCGAACTTCGGCAATGACGGGCGCTTCCATCTTGCGGGGGTCGAATATGCAAAGCCGCTCCAGAGCGACTATCTGCCGGCGACGCTGACCGCCAAGGACTATCCGAACCTGATCAAGGAGGGCGAGAGCGTCGACACGATCGCGGTGCCCGCGGTGCTTGCCGCCTATAATTGGGCCCCGAACACCGAGCGCTATCGCAAGCTCGCGCTGTTCGTGGACGCCTTCTTCACCAAATTCCCCGCGCTCCAGAACCCGCCCTTCCATCCGAAGTGGAAGGAGGTCTCGCTGTCGGCCCCCCTGTCCGGCTGGAACAGATTGCCGGTGGCGCAACAATGGCTCGACAAGCATGGCATCGAGCCGGTGACGCGGCAGCGCTTCGAGGCGTTCCTGAAGCAGAACCCCGCGGGAACGAAAGTGTCCGACGCGGACAAGGAGACGCTGTTCAAGCAATTCCAGGCGTGGGACGCGGAGAAGGCGCGGGCGGAGGCGGGGAAGAAGTAA
- a CDS encoding YkvA family protein produces the protein MAAEHSVGFEPADRLAEDHESVRRRFWRKLKRVAVQLPFAEDLLAAYYCAFDRQTPRHVQASLLGAIAYFILPFDFVPDVMPILGFTDDAAVLATAIRMVASHITTEHREAARAVLKRGVDEGETAQ, from the coding sequence ATGGCTGCCGAACACAGCGTCGGCTTCGAGCCGGCCGATCGGCTCGCGGAGGATCATGAGAGCGTGCGCCGCCGTTTCTGGCGCAAGCTGAAGCGCGTCGCCGTGCAATTGCCGTTCGCGGAAGATCTGCTCGCGGCCTATTACTGTGCGTTCGACCGGCAGACGCCGCGCCATGTCCAGGCGTCGCTGCTCGGGGCGATCGCCTATTTCATCCTGCCGTTCGATTTCGTCCCCGACGTGATGCCGATCCTCGGCTTCACCGATGACGCCGCCGTGCTCGCCACCGCCATCCGCATGGTCGCCAGCCACATCACGACGGAGCACCGCGAAGCCGCGCGTGCGGTGTTGAAGCGTGGGGTGGATGAGGGGGAGACGGCGCAGTAG
- a CDS encoding 4a-hydroxytetrahydrobiopterin dehydratase, whose amino-acid sequence MAERLTADARKQALGAIPGWTEVQGRDAIGKTFVFKDFNEAFGFMTRAALVAEKMDHHPEWRNVYKTVEVVLSTHDAGGVTKLDIELARTMNTIAKLTAT is encoded by the coding sequence ATGGCAGAGCGGCTGACGGCGGATGCACGCAAGCAGGCACTGGGCGCCATACCGGGCTGGACCGAGGTTCAGGGCCGCGACGCCATCGGGAAGACCTTTGTCTTCAAGGATTTCAACGAGGCGTTCGGGTTCATGACCCGCGCGGCGCTGGTTGCCGAGAAAATGGATCACCACCCCGAATGGCGCAACGTCTACAAGACGGTGGAGGTGGTGCTGTCGACCCATGACGCCGGCGGCGTCACCAAGCTCGACATCGAGCTCGCCAGGACGATGAACACGATCGCCAAGCTGACAGCTACCTGA